In Liquorilactobacillus nagelii DSM 13675, the following proteins share a genomic window:
- a CDS encoding SPFH domain-containing protein produces MLGIKIIQQNCQGLVETLGKYRRNVDAGLHFYVPFFQHIRTVNLAMRPLKLSQYSVITKDNADIKASVTLNYHVTDAQKYVYENTDSVESMAQLVRGHLRDIIGRLELTDALGSTSKINADLAAAIGDLTNVYGINVDRVNIDELTPSSAIQEAMDKQLTADRERIATIAKAQGEAQNIKLTTDAKNRALIETAQAQAKATRTRADAENYRIAKTAAALQTVDEKYFKDQSIAAFVQLANSDTNLVVMPKEEITGLGQVPVIKKMLDQGNTTN; encoded by the coding sequence ATGCTTGGAATTAAAATTATTCAGCAGAATTGTCAAGGACTAGTTGAAACGTTAGGAAAGTATCGTCGAAATGTTGATGCTGGTTTGCATTTTTATGTACCATTTTTTCAACATATTCGGACAGTGAATCTGGCAATGCGGCCTTTAAAGTTATCTCAATATTCGGTGATCACTAAAGACAATGCTGATATTAAAGCTAGTGTCACCTTGAACTATCATGTTACCGATGCGCAAAAATATGTTTATGAAAACACTGACTCAGTAGAATCGATGGCTCAGCTTGTGCGCGGACATTTACGAGATATCATTGGCCGGCTGGAATTAACTGATGCATTAGGTTCAACGTCTAAAATCAATGCGGATTTGGCGGCAGCAATCGGTGATTTAACTAATGTTTATGGTATCAACGTTGACCGGGTAAATATTGATGAGTTAACACCATCTTCAGCAATTCAAGAAGCCATGGATAAGCAATTGACGGCTGATCGAGAGCGAATTGCTACAATTGCTAAAGCACAAGGCGAAGCTCAGAATATTAAATTAACAACTGATGCCAAAAATCGGGCTTTAATTGAGACTGCTCAAGCACAAGCCAAAGCAACACGGACACGAGCTGATGCAGAAAACTATCGAATTGCTAAAACGGCGGCAGCTTTGCAGACGGTTGACGAAAAATATTTTAAAGACCAAAGCATTGCAGCGTTTGTTCAATTAGCTAATTCAGATACTAATTTGGTAGTAATGCCCAAAGAAGAAATTACAGGATTGGGACAAGTCCCGGTAATTAAGAAGATGTTAGATCAAGGTAATACCACGAATTGA
- a CDS encoding demethylmenaquinone methyltransferase, with amino-acid sequence MGITNPTPPTKVKELFDRLAPNYDQMNNVITLGIQNSWRKQTMNYLRLPVNAQVLDLCCGTGHWTLDLARATNDTSRITGLDFSPQMLELAKAKLANSNLQSKVRLLQGDAMKLPFADNSFDLVTIGFGLRNVHDAQQVLREMTRVTRPGGQVVCLETSQPQDGILKMGWKMYFSLVPWVAKLCGNQRQDYRYLQKTAEKFPTAPRLAKLFQEAGLAKVEYHYFTFGAGALHFGTKIR; translated from the coding sequence ATGGGAATAACAAATCCAACACCGCCAACTAAGGTCAAGGAACTATTCGATCGTTTGGCACCAAATTATGATCAGATGAATAATGTGATTACTTTAGGAATTCAAAATTCTTGGCGCAAACAAACGATGAATTATTTGCGATTACCAGTTAATGCACAGGTTTTAGATTTATGTTGTGGCACCGGTCATTGGACGTTAGATTTAGCGCGAGCAACAAATGACACCAGCCGAATTACCGGGTTAGATTTTAGCCCGCAAATGTTGGAGTTGGCAAAAGCTAAACTAGCTAATTCCAATTTACAATCAAAAGTCAGACTGCTACAAGGGGATGCAATGAAGTTGCCGTTCGCCGATAACTCCTTTGATTTGGTAACAATTGGTTTTGGCTTGCGCAATGTTCATGATGCGCAGCAAGTACTGCGTGAAATGACACGTGTGACTCGACCTGGCGGACAGGTTGTTTGTTTAGAAACTTCACAACCACAAGATGGAATTTTAAAAATGGGTTGGAAAATGTACTTTTCATTAGTTCCGTGGGTAGCAAAGCTATGTGGCAATCAACGGCAAGATTACCGTTACTTGCAGAAAACAGCAGAAAAGTTTCCAACAGCGCCTCGATTAGCCAAGCTGTTTCAAGAAGCAGGGTTAGCTAAAGTTGAGTATCATTATTTTACCTTTGGCGCAGGAGCATTACACTTTGGAACAAAAATTAGATAG
- the guaB gene encoding IMP dehydrogenase, which produces MSNWDTKFAKQGFTFDDVLLIPAESHVLPNDVDLKIELADNLKLNIPIISAGMDTVTESSMAIAMARQGGLGVIHKNMTIAQQADEVRKVKRSESGVIIDPFFLTPENSVAEAEDLMRKYRISGVPIVDSLENRKFVGIITNRDLRFVDDHHQPIDKVMTKDHLITAPTGTSLETAQDILHKHRIEKLPMVDDQGRLTGLITIKDIEKVVEFPHAAKDEHGRLLAAAAVGVTSDTFDRAQALIDAGVDAIVIDTAHGHSAGVIRKIKEIRQHFPKVTLIAGNVATAAATKALYDAGVDIVKVGIGPGSICTTRIVAGVGVPQLTAIYDAASVAREYGKTIIADGGIKYSGDIVKALAAGGNAVMLGSMLAGTDEAPGETEIYQGRRFKTYRGMGSLAAMDSKHGSSDRYFQSGVNEANKLVPEGIEGRVAYKGRVGDVVYQMVGGLRSGMGYVGAATLKGLQDDAQFIRISNAGLRESHPHDVQITKEAPNYSK; this is translated from the coding sequence ATGTCGAATTGGGATACCAAATTTGCGAAACAAGGATTCACGTTTGATGATGTTTTATTGATTCCGGCTGAAAGTCACGTCTTGCCAAATGATGTAGATTTGAAGATTGAGTTGGCGGATAATTTGAAACTTAATATCCCGATTATTAGTGCGGGAATGGACACGGTTACCGAGTCTTCAATGGCAATTGCGATGGCACGTCAAGGTGGCTTAGGTGTCATTCATAAAAATATGACGATTGCGCAACAGGCTGATGAAGTGCGTAAAGTTAAACGTTCTGAGAGTGGCGTGATTATTGATCCATTCTTCTTAACACCAGAAAATTCAGTGGCTGAAGCAGAGGATTTAATGCGTAAGTACCGTATCAGCGGAGTCCCGATTGTTGATAGTTTAGAAAATCGTAAATTTGTCGGCATTATTACTAATCGTGATCTTCGATTTGTTGATGATCATCATCAGCCAATTGACAAGGTGATGACAAAAGATCATTTGATTACTGCCCCTACCGGAACTTCTTTAGAAACAGCTCAAGATATTTTGCATAAACATCGTATTGAAAAATTACCAATGGTTGATGATCAAGGTCGCTTGACTGGCTTAATTACTATTAAAGATATTGAGAAAGTTGTTGAATTTCCACATGCTGCTAAAGACGAACATGGTCGTTTGTTAGCTGCTGCTGCTGTCGGAGTAACAAGTGATACTTTTGATCGAGCACAGGCGCTAATTGATGCCGGGGTTGATGCAATTGTCATCGATACAGCGCATGGCCATTCAGCTGGAGTTATCCGTAAAATCAAGGAAATTCGTCAACATTTTCCGAAAGTAACTTTAATTGCTGGTAATGTTGCCACTGCCGCAGCTACCAAAGCTTTATATGATGCTGGGGTTGATATTGTTAAAGTTGGAATTGGGCCTGGTTCAATTTGTACAACACGGATTGTAGCCGGCGTTGGCGTTCCACAATTAACGGCCATTTATGATGCGGCCAGCGTTGCTCGTGAATATGGAAAGACAATTATTGCCGATGGCGGGATTAAGTATTCTGGTGATATCGTTAAAGCTTTGGCTGCTGGTGGTAATGCAGTTATGCTGGGCAGTATGCTAGCTGGAACGGATGAAGCACCTGGTGAAACTGAAATTTATCAAGGCCGTCGGTTTAAGACTTATCGTGGAATGGGCAGCTTGGCTGCTATGGACAGCAAGCACGGTTCATCAGATCGTTACTTCCAAAGCGGAGTTAACGAAGCTAACAAACTTGTTCCTGAAGGAATTGAAGGCCGGGTTGCTTATAAAGGCCGGGTTGGCGATGTTGTCTATCAAATGGTCGGTGGGCTACGTTCCGGAATGGGCTATGTTGGAGCAGCAACCTTGAAAGGTTTGCAAGATGATGCTCAGTTTATTCGGATTTCTAACGCTGGTTTGCGTGAATCACATCCACATGATGTTCAGATTACCAAAGAAGCACCTAATTATAGTAAATAA
- a CDS encoding oleate hydratase, with protein MVKKKAVMIGAGLANLAAAVYLIQEGHWNGDAITFYSLDDHGSNDGSTTSEAADDYWSQQHPLENTRGYLARGGRMLNYRTYVDLMDLLERIPSATESGLTAAQDTYEFDAAHPTFDKARLMEGGKGIIVAGHLGLNNTDRLLLTKLIMMPDEDEEKLDNISIAEYFKHSPHIFQTNFWYMWETTFAFRLQSSAQELRRYMHQMIYEFTQIEHLVGVNRTRYNQFESIMLPLINYLKEQGCHFVLNRRVTEFKFKPTTMQDEITVTKISMTNTETNETEEIEIDDQTAVIFTNGSITDSATLGDYDTPATENPDYGAAASLWKQISEQFYNLGKPDKFFADRSASEWVSFTLTTKNHLLLDEITRITTQVPGNALNSFLSTEPITPLGQKDVNMSIVVHHQPHFTTQKPNETVIWGYFLYPRRRGEFVQKPYVEMTGKEMAQELIGQLAKVDPGPVNIKTKEAEILASIVNNIPVYMPYASALFNNRAKSDRPEVIPENSTNLAFTGEFVEQPFQMIFTEQSAVRSGEIAAFHFAGIPMAHLVNTPRYDRDLKTLMRATKKLFS; from the coding sequence TTGGTTAAGAAAAAAGCAGTTATGATTGGTGCCGGTTTAGCTAACTTAGCAGCAGCAGTCTATTTAATTCAAGAAGGACACTGGAATGGTGATGCTATTACCTTTTATTCACTCGACGATCATGGTTCAAATGACGGTTCAACCACTAGTGAGGCAGCCGATGATTATTGGTCTCAGCAGCATCCATTAGAAAATACTCGTGGTTATCTTGCCCGTGGTGGCCGGATGCTTAATTATCGAACTTATGTTGACCTAATGGATTTACTGGAACGAATTCCCTCGGCAACAGAATCTGGCTTAACGGCTGCTCAAGATACTTATGAGTTTGATGCAGCCCACCCAACCTTTGATAAGGCTCGCTTAATGGAAGGCGGTAAAGGGATTATAGTTGCTGGTCATTTAGGTTTGAACAATACTGACCGCTTACTGTTGACAAAATTAATTATGATGCCGGATGAGGATGAAGAAAAGCTTGATAATATTTCGATTGCCGAGTATTTTAAGCATTCACCACATATTTTTCAAACAAACTTCTGGTATATGTGGGAGACAACCTTTGCCTTTCGTTTACAAAGTTCGGCACAAGAACTACGCCGTTATATGCATCAGATGATCTATGAATTTACTCAAATTGAACATCTAGTCGGCGTCAATCGAACTCGCTATAATCAATTCGAAAGTATCATGCTACCATTGATTAATTATCTAAAAGAGCAGGGTTGCCACTTTGTTCTCAATCGGCGGGTGACTGAGTTTAAGTTCAAGCCAACCACGATGCAAGATGAAATCACAGTTACTAAAATCAGTATGACTAACACCGAAACTAACGAAACCGAAGAAATTGAAATTGACGATCAAACCGCTGTTATCTTTACCAACGGTTCAATTACCGACTCAGCTACTCTGGGTGACTATGATACTCCTGCTACTGAAAACCCAGACTACGGCGCAGCTGCGAGTCTCTGGAAACAAATTTCGGAACAGTTTTATAATCTTGGTAAACCTGACAAGTTCTTTGCGGATCGTTCTGCCAGTGAATGGGTTAGCTTCACTTTGACAACCAAGAATCACCTGCTATTGGATGAAATTACCCGGATTACCACGCAAGTGCCCGGTAATGCTTTAAATTCTTTCTTATCAACTGAGCCAATCACTCCTTTAGGCCAAAAAGATGTTAACATGTCAATTGTTGTTCATCATCAGCCGCACTTTACGACACAGAAACCAAATGAAACTGTTATCTGGGGATATTTCTTATACCCACGCCGTCGAGGAGAATTTGTCCAAAAGCCTTACGTTGAAATGACTGGTAAAGAAATGGCTCAAGAATTAATTGGTCAACTAGCTAAAGTTGATCCTGGTCCAGTTAACATTAAAACTAAAGAGGCTGAGATTCTTGCTAGCATTGTTAACAATATTCCCGTTTATATGCCTTACGCCTCTGCTTTGTTCAATAATCGAGCTAAAAGCGATCGTCCTGAAGTTATTCCGGAAAATTCGACCAATCTTGCCTTTACTGGTGAATTCGTTGAACAGCCCTTCCAAATGATTTTTACTGAGCAAAGCGCTGTTCGTTCTGGCGAAATTGCTGCCTTTCATTTTGCTGGAATTCCAATGGCTCATTTGGTTAACACTCCACGCTATGATCGTGACTTAAAAACGTTAATGCGTGCTACTAAGAAACTCTTCAGTTAA
- a CDS encoding sugar transferase has translation MKIHITNIYGQSSKSTALIAQNTVAKIARTLAFNELSIYFYDIKVDSPRELDKRLDGVLAGVANGDLVIFQSPTWNDMKYDEEFVKKLKAYKNVKIAFFIHDVLPLMFLSNRYLFKRVINFYNQADVLIVPSNSMLKLLRKQGLKVKKIVIQEMWDCLTDLDLPVPKQNDYLNFIGDPQKFSFANKWDYEIPLHLYSTNAPAEKEKVEFQGWQSPANLLLNLAEGGWGLVWSDNPEVEEYMKVCLSYKLSTYLAAGIPVVVKKGISNQKIIEDNKLGLVVNDLNEAVIKVKSLSSKDYQEYIEHTIHFAELLRNGFFTKKLLIETVHCLLRKD, from the coding sequence ATGAAGATACACATAACAAACATATACGGTCAATCATCAAAAAGTACAGCGCTAATTGCCCAAAACACAGTTGCTAAGATTGCGCGGACTTTAGCTTTTAATGAGTTAAGCATTTATTTTTATGATATTAAAGTTGACAGTCCAAGAGAGTTGGACAAACGATTGGATGGTGTTTTGGCTGGTGTGGCCAACGGAGATCTAGTAATTTTTCAATCACCAACTTGGAATGATATGAAATACGATGAGGAATTTGTCAAAAAGTTAAAAGCATATAAAAATGTCAAAATTGCATTTTTTATTCATGATGTTTTACCGCTAATGTTTTTGTCTAATCGTTATTTATTTAAAAGAGTAATAAACTTTTATAATCAAGCAGATGTCTTAATTGTTCCTTCAAATTCGATGTTAAAATTGCTGAGAAAACAGGGATTGAAAGTCAAAAAAATCGTAATTCAAGAAATGTGGGATTGCTTAACAGATCTGGATTTACCGGTTCCAAAACAAAATGATTATTTAAATTTCATTGGTGATCCGCAAAAATTTTCTTTTGCTAATAAATGGGATTACGAGATTCCATTACATCTTTATTCAACTAATGCACCAGCTGAAAAAGAAAAAGTTGAGTTTCAAGGATGGCAATCACCGGCCAATCTATTATTGAATTTGGCTGAGGGTGGATGGGGTTTAGTTTGGTCTGATAATCCTGAAGTTGAAGAATACATGAAAGTATGTCTTTCTTATAAACTAAGCACATACTTAGCTGCTGGAATTCCAGTAGTTGTGAAAAAGGGAATTTCTAATCAGAAAATTATTGAGGATAATAAACTTGGATTAGTAGTTAATGATTTAAATGAAGCTGTTATAAAAGTTAAGTCGTTATCATCTAAAGACTATCAAGAATATATTGAACACACTATCCATTTTGCTGAATTGCTGCGAAACGGGTTTTTTACCAAAAAATTATTGATAGAAACAGTTCATTGTCTACTACGTAAGGATTAG
- a CDS encoding DUF3427 domain-containing protein has protein sequence MKFEQIITQAALAGLISDKQADTSAYTPKLLSNSEQETIWEHIRTQLQQCSSFVFAVAFITADMLPPFKAVMADLSAKNVSGRLVTSDYLSFNRPDALAELLKIPNLTTKIAPLAGFHAKGYCFEHQQPDYQTLILGSANFTRSALLKNYEWCLELNSLKQGQLVAQLHTATEKLWQQSQLLTPVWLENYRQRWQVVQQLSPAIAASTMVNQEAVTPNQMQRPALQQLAALRQAGAQRGLVISATGTGKTFLGAFDVQQAAPKRFLFVAHREQILRKAKASFQRILGGVDSDYGLLSGSHQQLQAKYLFATIQTLTQPAVMRHFAPETFDYLLIDEAHRSGAPSYQRLLDYFQPQFCLGMTATPERTDDYSIFQLFDYNIAYEIRLQDALAAGMLCPFHYIGLQDYEYQGQLLTDKAPLRQLVAPERVKYILQQLEYYSYSGIQVHGLIFCSRRDEAKELAQAMTAKGHPARSLDGTTTIAQREHLVSQLEQGRLEYLVTVDVFNEGVDIPCVNQVVMLRNTQSQIVFLQQLGRGLRKFAGKRYLTVLDFIGNYQNNYLIPLALTEDHSLNKDQVRSTLALEPVMGLSTITFTQVARQQIYASLQRVKLDAFIKLRRMYQQMEQRLGRIPLLTDFAQQHQLDVEVFAENNQIDNYYQFLNKMKAAQPTITKQQDAWLTFITQELLNGKRRHELLLLQVLSNQFQLTSAEYLTLLQQHNCKTDPATLDSVKAILSLDFFQVKAGKQLQADKYGGQSLINLIADRYQLNQALWQQLQTSAWFKKLWQDVLTAGLLRSEQYQADQAFTLYQKYTRKDVCRLLNWPLDVSAPLYGYRVGNHDCPMFVTYQNDAAKNARSGVYVNYFLSPDTIRWYTRSPRHLDSAEVKKLLERDEQGNYKVTIHLFVKRSDEEGKGFYYLGRCQVVSSSVVEINLPIPGKKPRATVAMNLQLQQPLNYKMYRLITGKNF, from the coding sequence ATGAAATTCGAGCAAATTATTACTCAGGCGGCATTAGCGGGATTGATTAGTGATAAACAAGCAGATACTTCAGCCTACACGCCAAAATTATTAAGCAACTCGGAACAAGAAACGATTTGGGAACATATCCGGACACAGTTACAACAATGCAGCAGCTTTGTCTTTGCAGTTGCCTTTATAACGGCAGATATGCTACCGCCTTTCAAGGCAGTTATGGCAGATTTGTCAGCTAAAAATGTTAGTGGGCGTTTGGTAACCTCGGATTATCTTTCCTTTAATCGGCCAGATGCCTTAGCTGAGTTATTGAAGATTCCTAATCTAACAACTAAAATTGCGCCGCTGGCTGGTTTTCATGCCAAGGGATATTGTTTTGAGCATCAACAACCAGATTATCAAACGTTGATTCTTGGCAGTGCTAATTTTACTCGCTCAGCTTTGTTAAAAAATTATGAGTGGTGTTTAGAATTAAATTCATTGAAGCAGGGTCAATTGGTGGCACAATTACACACCGCAACTGAAAAATTATGGCAACAAAGTCAGCTGTTAACGCCAGTTTGGTTGGAAAATTATCGTCAACGCTGGCAAGTGGTTCAGCAATTATCTCCAGCAATTGCTGCTTCGACCATGGTTAATCAAGAAGCGGTAACTCCTAACCAAATGCAGCGGCCCGCCCTGCAACAGTTAGCAGCTTTACGTCAGGCTGGAGCTCAGCGTGGGTTGGTTATTTCGGCTACTGGAACTGGCAAAACTTTTCTGGGGGCATTTGATGTCCAACAAGCCGCTCCTAAAAGATTCTTGTTTGTTGCTCATCGTGAACAGATTTTACGGAAAGCCAAAGCTAGTTTTCAACGAATTTTAGGTGGAGTTGACAGTGATTATGGACTTTTAAGCGGGAGCCATCAGCAGTTACAGGCTAAATATTTATTTGCTACGATCCAAACTTTGACTCAACCAGCGGTAATGCGGCACTTTGCACCAGAAACTTTTGATTATCTCTTAATTGATGAAGCACATCGCAGTGGTGCTCCAAGTTATCAAAGGCTACTGGATTATTTCCAACCACAATTTTGTTTAGGTATGACTGCAACACCAGAAAGGACAGATGATTACAGCATTTTTCAATTGTTTGATTACAACATTGCTTATGAGATTCGTCTGCAAGATGCTTTGGCAGCTGGAATGCTTTGCCCGTTTCACTATATTGGATTGCAAGATTATGAATATCAAGGACAACTTTTGACTGACAAAGCACCATTACGTCAATTGGTTGCGCCAGAACGAGTGAAGTATATTTTACAGCAGTTAGAGTATTACAGTTATTCAGGTATTCAAGTTCATGGCCTGATTTTTTGTAGTCGGCGCGATGAGGCAAAGGAATTAGCGCAAGCGATGACAGCTAAAGGCCACCCAGCCCGTTCGCTAGATGGAACGACAACGATTGCTCAGCGAGAACACTTAGTCAGCCAATTGGAACAAGGCCGGTTGGAATACTTGGTGACGGTTGATGTTTTTAACGAAGGGGTCGATATTCCTTGTGTTAATCAAGTTGTAATGTTGCGCAATACACAGTCGCAAATTGTCTTTTTACAACAGTTAGGTCGCGGGTTGCGAAAATTTGCTGGAAAAAGGTATTTAACAGTTTTGGATTTTATTGGTAATTATCAAAACAACTATTTGATTCCGTTAGCACTGACTGAGGATCATTCTTTAAACAAGGATCAAGTGCGTTCAACTTTAGCCTTGGAACCAGTTATGGGTTTATCGACAATTACATTTACACAAGTCGCCCGCCAGCAGATTTATGCTTCGTTGCAGCGGGTTAAGCTAGATGCCTTTATTAAGTTGCGGCGAATGTACCAACAAATGGAACAGCGGCTTGGTCGCATTCCATTATTAACTGACTTTGCGCAACAACATCAGTTGGATGTGGAAGTTTTTGCTGAAAATAATCAAATTGATAACTATTATCAGTTTTTGAATAAAATGAAAGCAGCTCAACCAACTATAACCAAGCAGCAAGATGCCTGGTTGACTTTTATCACACAGGAGTTATTAAACGGTAAACGGCGCCATGAATTATTGTTACTTCAGGTTTTAAGCAATCAGTTTCAATTGACTTCAGCGGAGTATCTGACTTTATTGCAACAACATAACTGCAAGACAGATCCAGCAACGTTAGATTCAGTTAAAGCAATTTTAAGTTTGGATTTTTTCCAAGTTAAAGCGGGGAAACAACTTCAAGCTGATAAATACGGTGGGCAGTCGTTAATTAATTTAATCGCGGATCGTTATCAACTAAACCAAGCACTGTGGCAGCAGTTGCAGACATCAGCTTGGTTTAAAAAATTATGGCAAGATGTTTTAACTGCTGGTTTGTTGCGTTCGGAGCAATATCAAGCAGATCAAGCTTTTACTTTATACCAAAAATATACGCGCAAAGATGTTTGTCGATTACTGAATTGGCCGTTGGATGTTAGTGCCCCTTTATATGGTTATCGAGTTGGTAATCATGATTGCCCAATGTTTGTGACCTATCAAAATGATGCAGCTAAAAATGCTCGTTCAGGGGTATATGTTAACTACTTTCTTAGTCCTGACACCATACGTTGGTATACCCGTAGTCCACGACATTTAGATTCAGCTGAAGTAAAAAAATTGTTGGAACGAGATGAGCAAGGAAATTATAAAGTAACGATTCACTTATTTGTCAAACGCAGTGATGAAGAAGGAAAAGGTTTCTATTATCTTGGACGTTGCCAAGTGGTGTCTTCCTCGGTAGTAGAAATTAATTTACCAATTCCGGGGAAAAAGCCACGTGCAACGGTAGCGATGAATTTACAATTGCAGCAGCCGTTGAATTACAAAATGTACCGCCTAATTACAGGGAAAAATTTTTAA
- a CDS encoding Arc family DNA-binding protein, whose translation MTDLEDPVTFLLRLPQDLKRQLEQRAKQENRSVNSLLNTWIEQALQVKPATSLENRQFLGKVVETRQIDPENGLAQVNGIYYRYLIEGNEDYSASKNYIVIEANGNILTLRPVAR comes from the coding sequence GTGACTGATTTGGAAGATCCAGTAACTTTTTTATTGCGTTTACCGCAAGACTTGAAACGACAACTGGAACAACGAGCGAAACAAGAAAATCGCAGCGTCAACAGTTTGTTGAATACTTGGATTGAACAGGCGTTGCAGGTAAAACCAGCAACATCATTGGAAAATCGCCAGTTTTTGGGGAAAGTGGTCGAGACCCGTCAAATCGATCCGGAAAATGGTTTGGCACAGGTTAATGGAATTTATTATCGTTATTTGATTGAAGGCAATGAGGATTATTCAGCAAGTAAAAACTATATTGTGATTGAAGCTAATGGCAATATTTTAACGTTGCGGCCCGTTGCCAGATAA
- a CDS encoding ArgE/DapE family deacylase — protein MKEQAKIEILQKLIRIKTVNNNEAEAADYLASLFEPYSNAKVERLTYAPNRDNLIVTIGETGPILGFSGHLDVVAPGDLNAWDSDPFEPVIKQQRLYGRGAADMKSGLAALVVAMLELLESKQPLSGRIRLLATVGEETGEYGAAQLTKAGYADNLIGLIVAEPTSDLSQLVYTARGVIDYRITSIGKAAHSARPQFGVNAIDNLMLFYQQVKARFADFTAVDPVLGGITHNITKISGGEQVNSIPSYAELWGNIRTIPAYPNQVFYDKIAELLAELNQQSDVKLAVEYSFPEEAIPGDPQSPIIKAAQLTAQEVLGRTFKIAGSSGANDGAEFLQAKGTFNSIEIGPGSDSSHQSNEYVELPIYLQAIEFYQKFALEFLKSQTN, from the coding sequence ATGAAAGAACAAGCAAAAATCGAAATTCTACAAAAACTGATCAGGATTAAAACAGTTAATAATAATGAGGCCGAAGCTGCCGATTACTTAGCCAGCTTATTTGAGCCTTATTCAAATGCTAAAGTCGAACGTCTGACCTACGCCCCCAATCGCGACAATCTGATCGTCACGATTGGTGAAACTGGCCCAATTTTGGGTTTTTCGGGTCACCTAGATGTAGTTGCTCCTGGAGATTTGAATGCTTGGGACAGTGATCCTTTTGAACCAGTCATTAAGCAGCAGCGCTTGTACGGTCGCGGAGCAGCTGATATGAAAAGTGGCTTAGCCGCCTTGGTAGTTGCTATGCTGGAATTACTTGAGAGTAAGCAACCATTATCTGGTCGCATTCGTTTGCTGGCAACCGTTGGTGAGGAAACCGGAGAATATGGAGCAGCCCAACTAACTAAAGCTGGCTATGCAGATAATTTAATTGGTTTAATCGTTGCCGAACCAACCAGCGATCTTAGTCAGCTGGTCTATACTGCCCGCGGTGTAATTGATTATCGTATTACTTCAATCGGTAAGGCGGCTCATTCAGCTCGACCGCAATTTGGAGTTAATGCAATTGATAACCTAATGCTTTTTTATCAACAAGTTAAAGCACGTTTTGCCGATTTTACAGCAGTTGATCCGGTTTTAGGTGGAATTACTCATAATATCACTAAGATCTCAGGTGGTGAACAAGTTAACAGTATCCCTTCTTATGCTGAACTATGGGGAAATATTCGTACCATTCCTGCCTATCCAAATCAAGTCTTTTACGACAAAATTGCTGAGTTACTGGCCGAACTTAACCAACAGTCTGACGTTAAGTTGGCAGTTGAATATAGCTTTCCAGAAGAAGCTATCCCAGGGGACCCACAATCTCCAATTATCAAAGCTGCCCAGCTAACTGCTCAGGAAGTATTAGGTCGAACTTTTAAAATTGCTGGTAGTTCCGGAGCTAATGATGGCGCTGAATTCCTACAAGCTAAAGGTACCTTTAATAGCATTGAAATCGGTCCCGGATCTGACAGTTCCCATCAAAGCAATGAATATGTTGAATTGCCAATTTACCTGCAGGCGATTGAATTTTATCAAAAATTTGCTTTAGAATTTTTAAAGTCCCAAACTAATTAA